The nucleotide sequence attcaagaaaaatattattaacaaataaaaattaaacaattaccAATGATGTTGTATCTCTAGATGTGTCTGGATTTTGTCGTATGATGTAAGGATGAGAGATCGCATGAAACCACTCCATATACCCGTCAACACAGTCTGACGGGTCATTTACACGTGGACCAGGATCGACCAAATGAATGGCATACTGCGTGAACATAACATCCATATCATTTGGAGTGGTTGAATGACCTATGATTTCACAAGGTAACGAAGGAATACTTTGTACATGTCCATATTGTCGCAAAACTCTATCAGGAAGATGTGCATACATCTTAAGACCCCACCTGATCCAACCCCTATAAAGTGATGCATCTTGAAATGGCCAGACATATCTGTGTTTAACGTAAGGATTCCAACAAACCTGATCAACAGTCATAATATCAAGAGTTTGTCTAAAAGGAATCACCTGACCTTTATCCCTCTTCGGCTTCCATTTAATGGATCGGGGTAATTCTTCTTTATACTTTGATTTCAACTTACAAGAATTAGTTCTTAAAGAAGGGAAGTGTTCGTAAACCCATGCCTGTAGATGTAATAAAAACACTTGTGGgttaataattaattagatGACTTATCTAGATGAAAGAACAAAAAGTATAAGTGTAACAATATTGATACCTGCATCAGTGTTAGGTAACTCGAAATAGTTTTGATGTGATGAAGGCTTGCATGGCATAGATTGTCATACAAATAGGCAAGGGCAGCAGTACCCCATGCATATCCTCCACAACTATCGAGGTCACGAAAACACTCTAAGTATGCAACATCTACTCCGTTTGCACTCTTGTCAGTGAAGAGTGTGCACCCAACcagacaaaataaaaatgccCTTGCAGCCTCAACCCAACGTTTCTCACCACAACGTTGATTATACAGATCTAACAACCAAGAGAATCGAACATGTGACGCATTAGTGACACGAAACTCAGTCCAAGCAAATGATATGGAAACTCCTAATAGTTCAGATAATACAATTGCAGCTTGGTCCCTGTCAAACACAGTGAAAGTGAAGAATGCCCCAGTGATAGGTATATGTAACAAAGACCACACATCATCCATGGTAATGGTCATCTCTCCAATCGGAAGATGGAAACTGTTGGTGTCCCGATGCCACCTCTCTACGAAAGCAGAAATGAGTCCCTTGTCTATCATTTCATAGCTGCATTTCAACAAAGGTAGGAGTCCCGATCCCTCTACTAAGCGTTGTACCTCGGCATGATCAATGATAACACGCTTCATCTTTTTTCCGTTGTTGAATATCCTCAGCTCCCCTCGATCCTGAAATATAtggaaaatgtatatgaaaaaagttaatttgaaaacaaacataACGAGAAAGTTTTACAGTAGATTACCTCTCCATTCCAAAGTCGACCAGCCACGTGGTCTCCGTATGTCTTAAGAACAGAAGTGTCAATAGGACCACCAGGATATCCATCTACACCAGAATCATCAACTTCTATGTTATGAACATCATCCAACTGGGCCTCCTCTACTTCCTGATGTGGCTCCTCTTCAGCCACCGGATTCGAAGAAGTAACTTTTGTGCGGCCACGTCGACGTGCTGACGCAGTCGGCCTAACACGCCCTTCTCCATCAGTAGTAAATGTCCGCACCATGCCTAAACATTAAGTACAAGTTCAAGTAAGATATTGGCATGATCTTTTTCTATTATAGTAAATGTCCGCACCATGCCTACTCAATTCATAGTCGAAAAGTTACTTTCAAAGCATCTTGTTATTACCACTTTCATAAAGCTTTTAGAAGAGTAGTCCATTGAGTAAACAAAGCAACTCCACCAATGGGGTGAATCTATACTTGTCAAAGATAGCATTTGGTTCTATTAATATTGTGCTAAAAATGACCAGCTTCTGAAcattcttttgtaattttttctgCCATGTTTAAAACTCTCTTGAATCATAATAATAGTACCATGGTTATTTGATTTAACTATAGATATCTTCTATTTGCTACAATACAAGATAGCCAACACTAATGTTTGTGCTTTTGGATAGAAGACATTCTTTTGAGATTTCCCtgtattttcatgtttttggtTTCAACGATAACATTTCCAAAGCTAGTCACTACTACATATACTAAAACTAgcctctttttcatttttaaggtGATTTACAAATAGTTAATACTTTATGTTACTACTTTTgtctaaaatatgatttttaaggCGATTTAcaaatatatgattttgttaaaatatgtCTAATGCCATGAGAACCTAGGAACCTTAAAATAAGTCTTctattttgctaaaatatggTGAACCAGCAtcccttaaaacaaaaaagaacagGTATCGTGCAACAGAAAATATGAAGCagtaaaaaaatctaaaattgatAATCATCATATGGAGAAGAACATACAAAAAACCTAGAAATCTAATTGGCCtgatcaaaacaaaattgaattcgAAATAACTAGGATAATAATCGCAGaactaagaaaaagaaaaacacagaATCGCAACAATAAATTGGGagaaataattttacaaaacttgctaacccataacaagaaaaacgCAAATTGAACAGAAAATCGCAGAataaggaaaacacaaaatcgcagaactgagaacccataacCCATAAtacttgctaacctgatttgcttcgaattttctttgaaatcatgaaggAATAGACtctttgaaaatcaaattttatgaaagggtaatcttgtcattttggggtgcaaccatgattaactagggtgcaagtagaaaaactctaaaAATAATGACGTTAATTA is from Medicago truncatula cultivar Jemalong A17 chromosome 1, MtrunA17r5.0-ANR, whole genome shotgun sequence and encodes:
- the LOC112417877 gene encoding protein MAIN-LIKE 1-like, whose amino-acid sequence is MVRTFTTDGEGRVRPTASARRRGRTKVTSSNPVAEEEPHQEVEEAQLDDVHNIEVDDSGVDGYPGGPIDTSVLKTYGDHVAGRLWNGEDRGELRIFNNGKKMKRVIIDHAEVQRLVEGSGLLPLLKCSYEMIDKGLISAFVERWHRDTNSFHLPIGEMTITMDDVWSLLHIPITGAFFTFTVFDRDQAAIVLSELLGVSISFAWTEFRVTNASHVRFSWLLDLYNQRCGEKRWVEAARAFLFCLVGCTLFTDKSANGVDVAYLECFRDLDSCGGYAWGTAALAYLYDNLCHASLHHIKTISSYLTLMQAWVYEHFPSLRTNSCKLKSKYKEELPRSIKWKPKRDKGQVIPFRQTLDIMTVDQVCWNPYVKHRYVWPFQDASLYRGWIRWGLKMYAHLPDRVLRQYGHVQSIPSLPCEIIGHSTTPNDMDVMFTQYAIHLVDPGPRVNDPSDCVDGYMEWFHAISHPYIIRQNPDTSRDTTSLPRVMQILNTLLNKQYITPEGIPLVNELMNLLIVENGVSRDWSNVETYKRKRNGGLRQTQ